AAGATAGAATGTCTATCGCAAATCTTTTGTTGCCAGATATAACTGCTATGTGCAACGGAGTTCAACGGAAACCAGTAGATTATCAAACATCTCACCACGAACAAGAATGGAATTTCTTACAGCCTCCAACTTTTTTCTCCTGGTCTGGCTAATATAGGAGCTATTAGCAATAAGACTGAAACAAACATGATATACTGCTCACAAGTAGCATTTCCTAGCTAATCATAATTTTTGGGCATGTAACCTTTCTCTGCCATTAGTGTATGTTAGTGGTGAAAGATGAGAAATCAGAAACCTGCTTTTCAAACCTCTGAGGACTATCTAATATTTCCCTGCGGAATACAAAAGGATAATAATTTCTTTACAGATTCTCTTCTTCTTGTGCATCATCGTCAGCACCTAGAAGATGATTCAGTGCAATTTTTGCCTTCTTAGGTCCTGATACTTCTCCCGTCATCTCAACCACATCACCCTTTCTCTTTACATTACCAGTCTCTTTATCTTGCCTTTCATCCTGCATACTTACATCTTCAACAACAGGACCTAGTGTTTGCAGAGAATTTTCTTTAGTAGATGGCTCTGGATCTTTCTCGTCATTCCCCTCTTTGACATTTTGATTGTTCCCTGGCGAACCTAGCGGCTTTTCTTCAGTTGACTGCTTTGAAtctgtttcttctttcttctcttccttcgAGCATTTCTCCAACTCTACAAGGCACGAGCGTATCTCTATGTCGTTTGTCAGATCAAGAGGAGTCTTCCCTGCTTTAGTCTTAACAGACAAACTCGAATGTTTTCTTACCAAATACTTGGCAAGTTCAATATGAGAACCCTGAACAGCATAATGCAGGGGTGTCAAACCCTTCCGGTTACAAGATTTTACGGAAGCACCCGATGAGAGGAGGGTACGAACGACTTCTAGATGCCCCTTTTGAGCAGCAAAGTGAATTGCTCCCATGTCGTCCATGGCAGCAGCACGAACATCAGCCTTGTTCTTACAGAGATAACTCACCACCTCATTGTGCCCAGACCATGCAGCTAGATGCAAACTCAAATCAGAGTAGTTGTGTCAAGGAAACGAAAAACATTTGACCCATTAACCTAGTAATTAACAGGCAAGTTTCACTCATAATTACATCTAACAAGAGTACCAAAACTATTTATCCAATAAGCACCCAGAGTATATAGACTCGGGAACCGGTTGATCTTGAAAACTACGGTCAGTTATATATCTTACATTTATCATACACTTAGCAAACTGAAAATACAGTACAAAAACCTCCTGCATCAAACATTCACTTCTCCTCAAGTCCAAGGAACAGATCTGTAACACCTAAAGGCTTCACGGTGAACACTACTTATatacttcctcttcttcttcaaagcTCTACAAATGTTATTTTGTTCAGTTTTAATTACGGTGGTTGGGCTTAAGACATTAAAAATACAACATCCGAAAAGCTCATTGAGACTTCATTCATGGCTAACTGAATTCAGTTAAAACTCGCTATTGTGTCCACAACCCATTTGCTCTAAAGGCGATGCCAACAGTGCTTGCACCACCTTCATGGAAAAACTCATCGGTAATGTTACTGAATCCATTTGTCTATTCAGTTGTTTCTTCATACGACAAACATAATGAAGAGTTGAATGGTTCATAGAGCAAATAGATTGGGGAGACAATAGCGAGTTTCGACATACAGCGTCTTAGCCATTACCGAAGGCTCGATGAGCTCTTCGGATGTTTTATATATAATGTCGTAAGCCCAAACACAATAATTAAAACTGAATAACCTAACATTTGTATCCACCGTACTAAAACCTACAACCTCAACTTCATCAATAGTCATTCAATAGTCATTCAACAGTAATTATAAACACTACTTAATTCAGCTGGGCCGATAACAGCTATGACATCAACCTAAAACAGGAAATCAACCTCCAAGTAGCAAGTGTGATCATATGGAAGGTGAGTGCATGCATAATTTCATCAGAAAACCCCAAACCCAATATCAGCAATTCGTTATAAATATTTATTTCACTCTTAAACTAATGCATATGCATATAGTAACAAAGACAGTGTTCACACTGATTCATACCTTGCTGCATATTGCCTAATAATTAGAAATGATGCAGGAACAATCCCTGTATCTTGAGGACACTTAACTTAAACCAAGAAACAAAGAGCAAGCACAGACTTTAGCATTATTGCTAACCATCGAAAAAACAGTCTTCATTATATCTATGAAAGGGATAACAAAACTCTAATGGATGCTCTCTCTGAAGCAGTGATAACTAATAATAAGATCTCTCGACTAGTTCTCTAAACCCCAAATTTCCAATTAACAAGACAAACCCACATTTACCCAAGCTGCATAATTATCAATCCCACACCATTACTCTCAATTTTTCTACAAATTTATCTCTAGATTCAGTAATTTCAAAGGCAACAACTCCCTAAATTTCACACCCACCTAACACAAAACCCCAGATTTCTTTTATAAATttcacaaaacaaaagaaaccctaaaatcacccAAAGCTTATAAAATCAATCAAACAGAAAAAAGAGCTTCTCACTCAGTCGTTTCTTCAAACACCCTAAACGCAAAATCTACACCCTAAATTtcctcatcaacaaaagaaacccGCAGTAACCCAGAGTTCATAACATCAATTAGACacaataatttcagaaattaagCAATAAAAAATATTAACGATGAAGAAGGATACGGAGTTCTAGAGTGCTTATCTCTTGAATTAACAGTTAAAGGATTTGAAGCAATAATGGATTGAACTGCATGTATATCTCCTGTTCTAGCTGCCCTGTGAAGATCTTcttccccaccaccaccaccgccgccacctccAGATGATGGCGTTCTCTTCTTCCTGTAGTTGGTGTTAGTATTAGGGTTCCCCATGGCTCTGCTTTACTTCTTCTGCTCTGTGAAAATGGCTACAGAATTGGGAAGGAAGGATGTGTTTTAAACAAGGGGTTTGTGTATAACGTGCCGGCCCgggtttgatttcttttttggtTTGGCAGGATTTTAACTATGGGCGGACAACATTAAGTTCGGGGCCCTTTGGGAAATTGATTAACCACGAGCCGTTAATCCAGCATCAAATAGGGTTTTTACTTTTTTAACCCACTTGACATGCAAACGACAGATGATGCTGTGTTTCAATTAAGTTTACCGTATATTCtgtccgtcccactattagatgacctagatGAAATTTGAACAATTTTTAAgaaaaagaaagggaaagagtatttttaagtattttttataataatacccGTATGAATAATAACTTGtaaaaattttgaaatgatttatctctcaaactatgtcacggatattcgtaaactttgtatcattaaaaattattttaaaacacATACCAAACAAATATAAACACGAATATATTTCTTATatgggtatattaattatatgtccctagttttaacatcctacaaatatatccttatacaacaataaatatgtccctaatttttaataaccttatccatttaaaattagattacctaaaTACCTTCAACGATATAATATTTTCttgtatttcaaaatggaacaaatttcttcctctactacttcacccgtgccactaccaccaccaccactaggacCACCTCacgtccaccaccaccaacatttaaCTACCATTCCACAACCACTgttcaacgaccaccacctaccaaccaccaccaccactaatattccactaccactccaccaccattgcaccaccaccaccagtccgtCACCACCACTGGCGCCACCACCACCGGCGCCACCACtagtccgccaccaccaccaccactgatgcAGTCACCGCTAGTCCGCCGCCGCCACCCACCGACCGCTACTCCAACTATTGGAGCACAtctttatgaagaagaaaaacaaacaaaatggttggaatacacttccgagaaaaaccattcttcctccGACTTGATCGGTTCTTATTCATGCTTGTATTTGTTCTAcaccggtaatccttctctttctcttgtcggatttcttgGTAAACTTGTACGGTATGTCTATTtgtattttcttaattttgattttaaacccaTTGTAACCATGAACTCCCATTAATGAAAAGTTCTttgtatcaaataaaaaaaaacactatTCATTCCGCATTTATACTACTGCATTCACTAATAACATAAAGTAATCCAGAAGACTCTTAGGTCTCTAGACTCCAAATTTCAATTTAACAAATAAACCCACAATTACTCAACCTGCATAAATCTCACTCCCCGGATCATTACACTCAATTTCCCTCCACATTTTCTCTCTAAATTCCAGGAATTTCAAAAGCCAAACAAATTCCTAAATTTCTCACCCaccaaacccaaaaccctaaaatcatcaaattaaataaaacaaaagaaaCTTCATAATCAACCATAGCTCATAAAATCAATCAAACACAGAGGAACAACAACTCAAGAACACGGAGTATATAAACTCAGGAACCGGTTGATCTGGAAAACTAAAGTCAGTTATACATCTTATATTTATTATACACTTAGCAAACTACAAATACAGTATAAATACAATCTGTGTTTTACTGGTGGACTCGTAAAGGTATTCATCCTAATTCTAGTTATGAAACAGAGACATGAGGGACTGGATTCGAGGGTTTATTGGTGGACTCATAAGGACTCACTAAAGTTGCATGCCAATTGATTATAAATAAACATGAACTCTGGTCTCgagtgtagttgcatcttttctgatgactacatccAAGTAGATCTAAAGGCTATAAAGATACTAACATTCAAGATTCAAAAATAAACATAATGTAAAGAACATCAAACtaaagattaacacaagcatataagGTGGTTCGGCTatgaagacctacatccacgggaaagaagatgttttctttattgattagGGTCTTATCCTTGAAAGAGCTACATATATCACTTAGATTTCTCACTCTCTATTTATCTAgactctctcaggaattctctgtagaaagaccatctaatatTACATGACATAAGTTGTCCatttccttctacatggactggtatttataggaaaattagacTCGTGAAGGCTTGGTCTCACCGAGCTGGTGGAGCTATCGTACACCTCCTCGATACTTTGGACGAgctctatactatccctcgtgatggttgatagacgcatttatgtgcctaatatatctcaattgtgtatattgttagcgctcgattttgtacttattcgattattttatgtatttgtaggtgtttttggaaaaataagcttttgcggcgaaattggctcaaaatgtggcactTGAACCTCCGTAGGTAACttaccagaagcaccccaaaaGTATGTTggagcaccccagaaataccccagaggaaccccgaaaaagtgctgaaaacaacccaaaagaattgctaaaggcacccctatgttggataaggggcacccctaaGATTAGGACACACTTAATTTTGCATCTTCGTTATaataaaatgattttattttttatagtttTGGCATCTTACTTATaataaaatgattttattttttataattttggAACTTAAGTAACGgtaataaaagttttttttttaattcttttttctttttctatatatattaagATTTATTGCAACATATAGAACTAACCAATATAATATCATTAAAAATATTGTACCGGtgagtttggatgtagaattttaaaggtgaaATTTATGGGTCCAGTGGATTTGGTAGAATTACGTTTCGCTCCATATGTTTGGTTCCCCGAATCTTTGGAATCACGTTTTCTACGAAAATTAGTTTTctagcaaatcctccatatgaaGTCCAACCGCTCCCCTAAGATTTACTGGAAAACTTATCAAGAAATTTTTGGAccacttttttttaactctaaaaccAATATACATGCAACTTTCTCTCTAAATTCAGTAATATCAAATTTCACACCCACCGAACAAAAAACCCCAAATTCTCTTCAAAtttcacaaaacaaaaagaaactttAAAATCACCCAAAACTCCTAAAATAAATCAAACACGAAGAAACAACATCTCATTCGGTCGTTTCTTCAAACACCTAAATGTCCgattaacaaaagaaacaattactTCAAAGTACAAAATACTAATGAAACGCAGTATAATCAAAAATTAAGcaggaaaaaataataatgatgacGAAGATGAAAAACGATTCGGAGTTCTAGAGTGCTTATCTCTTGAATTAACAGTTACAGGATTTGAAGCGATTACGGATTTAACCGCATGTACATCTCCTGTTCTAGCAGCCCTGTGAAGATCTCTTCCGCACCACCAGCAGATGCTGGTGTCGCCTTCTGCCTGTACTTGGTGTTAGTATTAGGGTTCCCCAATGGTTATAGAATTTGGAAAGGAGAAGGATATTGCTATAAAACAATGGCGGAGTACACACCGGGCCGGTCCGGACTTTGACTTTTTCATCTATTTTTCTGGCACGACTTTCACTATGGACAACATTAGAGCAAGGTCTATCCCTTTCAAAATGGGAGTCTTTACCTGAATGAGTGAAAAATCACCTTTGGGATAGAGTGACTAGAGACTACAAGGCAAATTGTTATCCGGTTttctaaaaaaaccaaaaatcgacGACCAACTATTGGctgtgttttttattttgtaaaaaacAAACGGCAGACTGTGTATCGTATTAAAGAGAATTACAGACTTGGAGTTTTAAAAGTTTTCTGGCTTACATCCTACAAGTGGAAACTTCACTATAGCCattaaaaagagaagaaaaagcgaAGATGCAAAAACCCGATCTGCGAAAAGGAAAAATCCTAAGGTTAAGTcttatggtcttctaatctagcagctagattagcaatcCACGTCATTTAAGGAAACCTCCTAAGTCATATAGAAGtgctaatctagcatctagattaaTGGTCccagcgctgtttggttcagcgctttaCATTTCAGTCGTcagatcaaattttgtgatttttgtgagtcgtgtgatttttctgatttttgtgagcgctgtttggttcatctttaatGTTACTTTTTGatcgctgaatgattcagcgtctcaatctcgctgctagttgaactgcgggCACTtggtaggagagagaagtagaaaGAAGTAGTGTTAATTTTTAGGCTTTTTGGATTTGCAACATTTTTTGTCCAATCTAACAGCTCAACCTAGTCCATAAGGGTTAGCCTAAGTCACACAATCAGGAGATGCTAAAACCACACAGATAGAATAACCATAAGAAGAAAACCAGAGAAAAGTGCAAATACATTTACATGACACTTGAAAAGCCGTTTGAAAAGAAAACCAACTTAAACGGTAAACagttttccttttgtttttaatttactTATACATGAAAAACTGTTTACCGCATTTCCAATAATTAGTTCAAACAGAAAATaattagccgcatagggaagactTTCGTATAATTATCCGATCGGAAGAGAAGGTGATAGAATTTAAGGTGAAAGAACCTAATTAGAACCTAATTTAATCAACTCTTTCATTTGGAAAGAGACTCCCTTACTCTTAGAGCATATCTAGGGGAATGTGGTGTGCTTCTAGTGTGGCAAGGGCCAACTCTAGTTTCACCATATAGGaatttgagaaaataaaattaatctCCACCCGGTTATTGTTTAGACTGCTAATACAACCTACtttctcacttttttttttcttttttttttggttattttttcGTAATAGAATCTTTGAAAATAGTGTGTACATAATTGGCATTAATCACGTGTCCCTGAGATTATACGTGGATGATAAATAATACTCGGGCATCAGACTATGATGTCACACTCCAACACCTGAGACCCTCGACTATCATCTGTCGCGTGGTCAACAATAGCAAGATCTAACGGTCGTTGGACTAAAGAGAACTCAGTGAGAGGACAGCTGTGAAGCACGGTAGAAACCCAGAAACTACTTTATCCAATCCCAAGATGAATTCAAAATGAATGGATGAGAAGATGACCCACGGATACGGAAATGACAACTGCGACAACAGCTTTCTCCGATATGGGAACTGCACAACCATCCGCGTTAAGTGCTACGAATATACGGTACGTGTCACCGGGAGAGGTGATAATATTTACCCCTCATTTCAATGAGTCATCTAAATGAGGTGATATTTTATTTGATGATTCGAAAAATAATACCAGAATCAAATCATCAGAGCATATGAATAATGAACACATAATGATAGTCCTTGCGGTCGAGGGAGGGTGTAATTACATTTATTGTTCATCAATGAAGATTCTGCATAGTATTACATTTATTGTTTATCAGATGAAGATTCCGCATAATGGTCTCATCAGATACCACCAATCTTTGGAGAtcgtaaaaaataaaataatctaaGGCCAAAATGAGACGGTTTACCtaactttttatcaaaaaatattattttaatcagttgaaagtgtaactgaatttataattatttggatgaaaaatatctAAAATATTCGTAGCTACAAGTTCTCATGAATTCAATTAAGTCTTATGATAGTGTGTGATAATTATTAAAATCATTGTGATCATAAATTATCCCCTCTAGTTATCATATATCTTGTGATTGATTTGAATCTCTTTTCATTTTCGATAAGCATTACTTAATTACATTTTTAGGGAAAAATATGTTGAACCCCCGGTTCAATAATAAGAATAGATTATCATCTATTTACTATGATTGGTTTTAAATCTAATTATTTGATTTTCAGTTTGTATTACGTAATTGTATTTTAGGGTAAATTTTTTTGAACCCCCGTTCAATCAAATTCATGCTCTATAATGTTATCAAACAAAATCTAATAACCATGCATATATATGGTAGTTACATGATATGGGCAGAAACTTAAAATGGCAAAAACTTAAAACCCAAATGGTACTGTAATCCCAGAATGGTGCCGTTGGGGCTTCAAAGGTAAGCATCTCGGTTTCAGCGAGTTTGTGGCTTTTGCAATGAGTTCATATGGGTCTATATTGGTTTTGACGTAATTGTTTTCTATGGGATTTCCCCGTAATCAAGGCAGTGGATTGTGAATCCACCACGCGCGGGTTCAATTCCCGTCGTTCGGCCATAATCTCTATTTAATTATAGAGAGCTATATACTTATGTTGAGCTTTTTAATTTTTCCTAATAAATGATTAAcaacaaaaggattttttttaGTGAACGTGTCACAGCTAATTACtcctatcttttttttcttttgtaaagacgaagaaacATATTCTCGATTTTCTCTCCTATTTAGTACGTCGACGAAGAATCAAACTATCACTATATTTATTCctttttctacttcttcttccaagCGCAGGATAACCCCAAGGGGTTGTGGGTTGTTTTCTACCAATTGGGGCCCTTCCTTCACCACCCCCATGGGGATGGTCTACAGGGTTCATAACTACCCCTCTTACTACAGGACGCTTACCTAGCCAACGCGTAGATCCGGCTCTACCCAAACTTTTCTGGTTCACCCCAACATTACCCACTTGCCCGACTGTTGCTGAGCAGTTTTTGGATATCAAACGGACCTCCCCAGACGGTAATTTTAATGTGGCCGATTTACCCTCTTTTGCAATCAGTTTCGCTACAGCACCTGCTGCTCTAGCTAATTGTCCACCCTTTCCAAGTGTGATTTCTATGTTATGTATGGCCGTGCCTAAGGGCATATCGGTTGAAGTAGATTCTTCTTTTTGATCAATCAAAACCCCTTCCCAAACTGTacaagcttcttccaaagcatacGGCTTTCTGGATGTATATAATGATATCTAGACAGATGGATCTTATATGAATCGTATGATGAAGTACCACATGAGTGGATATATAGGAATCCAAATCTGCCGAATCACTCATGTTATGATCTTCTACATCCTAGGTCTCCCCGTTCCATCATCTGGCTTATGTTCTTCATGTAGCATTCAGACCGAATGACTCTATGAAATTACGTCGATACTTCCATATATTACGGGTAACGTAGGAGACATCTCTATTTTTCCCCGGGGGTAGAATTACCACTGCTTAGCTTTCAATTCGCCTctgaccatcaaatgaaatgtgaATAACCCGTCCTCCTCTCTTTGAAACAAGGGGCGCTTCCGGTTCTGTCGGTGCTTCAAACAATTTTGTCTTCTCCATATTACCATATCTCTAGAGTCAATAATTTTATATGAGGAACTACTGAACTCAATCACTTGTTGCCGTTACTCTTCAGTTTTCTGTTGAGGTCTATCCCGTAGAGGTACTCAAATTGGATCAGTGATTGATTTCTAGGTTTCGTCGTAAACCTAATTGGTTACTTCCAATTACGTAATCAATGGTTCAAACCACACTCAAAGGTAGGGCATTTCCCATTGAGATAGGAACTTCTGTACCAGAAACAATGGTATCTCCAATTATAGCCCCTGGGATGTAAAATATATTCTTCTCACCATCCCCATAGTGTATGAGACAAATGTATGCATTTCGGTTGGGGTCGTATTTATGGTTACGATTCTACCAGATATGTCTTTTCATTTCGTCGAAAATCTATTTTACGGTATAGACGCTTATGACCTCCCCCTCTATGCCTTGCGGTAATGATGCCTCTGGCATTACGACCTTTACCACAATGACGCTTGTCCAGAGATCAAATTATTTCGTGAATTGGATTTCACTTGACTGTCTACGGCCCCATTGCGTGTGCTCAGAGTAGAAGTTTTATAAATGTATCGCCGTGttattaagtattttttttttaagttctttTCTTTCTAAGGGTGGAATAGAATAACCCGGTTGAAGCGTAATGATCATACGTTTGTAATGCATTGTATGTCCCATAGGTCCCATTCTTCTACCCTTTCCGGGAGTCGATGACTATTCATAGCTATTACCTTGACACCAAAGAAGAGTTCGACCCAATGCTTTATTTCTGTCCTAGTTGATCCTGATTCGACATTAGAAGTATATTGATTGTTCCCCAATAACCGAATACTTTTTCTGTAACTAAATACTGCATATTTGATTCCATCCATAAATCCGTTTTCTTCCCTATGAGTTCCAGTATTGATAAGAATTCTAGTTCTTACTGTTCATATGTTATGGTATGAATATACCATACCAATTCGTTATGTATGGATGATGAGATTCCATTGATACAGAGCCAATTCCAATAGACTTATTGAACGTTCCCATTGGCGTGCATCCAGCAGGAATTGAACCTACGAATTTGCCAATTATGAGTTGGGCGCTTTAACCATTCAGCCATGATGCTTAACAGGGATCATCGTACATCGTGAATAACCAAATTCcaattgaaatgaaatttttaggagGAATCAATGAAACAGGAATCAATGAAACGACATCAATTCAAATCCTGGATCTTCGAATTGAGAGAGATATTGAGAGAGATCAATAATTCTCACTATTTCTTAGATTCAGGGACCAAATTCGATTCAGTGGGATCTTTCACTCACATTTTTGTCCACCAAGAACGTTTTATGAAACTCTTTGACCCCCGAATTTGGAGTATCCTCCTTTCACGCGATTCACAGGGTTCAACAAGCAATCGATATTTCACGATCAAAGGTGTAGTACTGCTTGTAGT
This Papaver somniferum cultivar HN1 unplaced genomic scaffold, ASM357369v1 unplaced-scaffold_84, whole genome shotgun sequence DNA region includes the following protein-coding sequences:
- the LOC113345827 gene encoding tankyrase-2-like, whose product is MGNPNTNTNYRKKRTPSSGGGGGGGGGEEDLHRAARTGDIHAVQSIIASNPLTVNSRDKHSRTPLHLAAWSGHNEVVSYLCKNKADVRAAAMDDMGAIHFAAQKGHLEVVRTLLSSGASVKSCNRKGLTPLHYAVQGSHIELAKYLVRKHSSLSVKTKAGKTPLDLTNDIEIRSCLVELEKCSKEEKKEETDSKQSTEEKPLGSPGNNQNVKEGNDEKDPEPSTKENSLQTLGPVVEDVSMQDERQDKETGNVKRKGDVVEMTGEVSGPKKAKIALNHLLGADDDAQEEENL